The nucleotide sequence CGGTGTGCTTTTTGCCGTATTCGAGGTTGAAGGCGTAGTCAAAGTCGGCGGGGTTAGCGCCTTGGTTGTGCTGGAGTATGGTTTCTAGTTTGTCCAAGGCTTTCACAGCTTGGGCTTCGGGGCTGGTGGCGTTTTCGTAGTCATCCCACAGCGCCAAGAATTCGGCTTGCAGTTGTGTGGGCAAGGCGCGCATGAGGTGCTGCAAGTCTTGGCGCTCGCGGGCTGACTTGTCGGGCATGCTGGCCTGCAGAGGCGCGGGCACGTCGCCGTTAATGGCCTCACCCAAGTCGTGCAGCACGCACATCTTCAAGACCTTTTGGAAATCAAGCGTGGGCAGCGCATCTTGAAACACCATGGCCATGAGGCACAGACGCCAAGTGTGTTCCGGCGTGCTTTCTTGGCGCCCCTGCGCGGTGTAGGCGTTGCGCAGCACGTCTTTGAGTTGCTCGGCCTCGCGCAAAAACGCCAGTCGGTTTTGAAGATCGTTTGGGGTCATGGTGGTGTACGGCGGGTGGGTGTTTGGGCAAAAAAGCGACCGGGTGATTCGCCAAAGCTGCGACGAAACATCGCAATGAAGTTGCTGGGGCTTGCGTAGCCCAAGGCATCGGCCACGTCAGCCACGCTGCGGCCTTGGGCGAGCAATTCCAGCGCATGGGTGAGGCCGGCTTGCTGGCGCCACTGGGCAAAGCTGCTGCCCGTTTGCGTCACACACAAGCGGCTCAAAGTGCGGGGCGACATGCCTGCCCATTGCGCCCACTGCTCTAAGGTGCGGGCATCGCCTGGGTTTTTGAGCACGGCGTTGGCAACGCGCAGCAAGCGCCTATCTGTGGGCATGGGTAAATGCAAGGGCTGGTGCGGCGTGTTGCGCAGCTCATCCAATAGCACCGCCGTCATGCGGTCTTGCTCCGGGCTCAAGTGCTCGGTGCCCGCCCACATCACGCAGCGCTGCACCAGTGCACGCAAGAGCTCGCTCACACCGATCACACAGGGCGTGGTGGGCAGCACTTGGCTGGCATGCGGGGCTATGAGCACGCCCCAGCCGCTAAGCACCCCTGTAATGCTGACCCAATGCGGCACGCCAGGCGGAATCCACCCTGCGCGGTGGGGCGGCAACATCCACGAACCATGGGCGCTGCGCACATGCACCAAGCCGCTTTCCACACAAAACAGCTGCCCGCGCACATGGCTGTGCCAGTCGTGCTCGCGGTTGTCCAAGGGGAAGTCGCTGTCGGGCTCGTGGTCGCCCACGAAGGCAATCACGGCTGGACCGTCGGCGCGCTCGCTGTCCTCCACCAACTGGGCTTCTGCCGGGGTGTAGGGAGGCTCAGACGAAGTGGGATGTGCGTGCGCCATGACCTGTTTTCAGTATTTTTTGTCCAAACAACGTTATCTCATTTTTCCAGTGCGGATCAACACTGCATTGTGTTCAAACAACAGGAGTGATTTCGTGAGTTCTACCACTGTGGCGCACAGCGCGCCGTCTTTAATTTATCCCCACGTTGCGCCGTGGGTGGCCGTGGCCATCGCCTGCATTGCCTCCTTTATGGTGGTGATGGACGGCGCCATTGTGAATGTGGCGCTTCCGGCCATGCGCGCCGACCTGCATTTGTCTGCCGTGGCCACGCAATGGGTGATAGATGCCTACCTGCTCGCCCTGGGCGGCTTCATGTTGTTGGCCGCCAGAGCCAGCGACTTGTTCGGTCGTAAAGCCGTGTTGCAAACGGGTCTGGCCGTGTTTACTTTGGCCAGCTTAGGCGGCGGCATCGCTACAAGCGGCGCCGCGCTCTTGCTAGCGCGGGCGGTGCAGGGTTTGGGCGCATCGGCTCTGGCCACGTCGACCTTGGCGGTCATCGTCGCGGTGTACCCCGGCGGGCGCCAACGGGCGCAAGCTATTTCTTGGTGGGCAGCCACCAGCTCGATTGGCTCCGCCATGGGTGTGGTGCTAGGCGGCTGGCTGACCAGCCAAGCCGGTTGGCGATGGGTGA is from Rhodoferax aquaticus and encodes:
- a CDS encoding HD domain-containing protein, with product MTPNDLQNRLAFLREAEQLKDVLRNAYTAQGRQESTPEHTWRLCLMAMVFQDALPTLDFQKVLKMCVLHDLGEAINGDVPAPLQASMPDKSARERQDLQHLMRALPTQLQAEFLALWDDYENATSPEAQAVKALDKLETILQHNQGANPADFDYAFNLEYGKKHTATSPLFAQIRALLDQETKAKC
- a CDS encoding AraC family transcriptional regulator, giving the protein MAHAHPTSSEPPYTPAEAQLVEDSERADGPAVIAFVGDHEPDSDFPLDNREHDWHSHVRGQLFCVESGLVHVRSAHGSWMLPPHRAGWIPPGVPHWVSITGVLSGWGVLIAPHASQVLPTTPCVIGVSELLRALVQRCVMWAGTEHLSPEQDRMTAVLLDELRNTPHQPLHLPMPTDRRLLRVANAVLKNPGDARTLEQWAQWAGMSPRTLSRLCVTQTGSSFAQWRQQAGLTHALELLAQGRSVADVADALGYASPSNFIAMFRRSFGESPGRFFAQTPTRRTPP